Within the Deltaproteobacteria bacterium genome, the region TGAGACATTTCGGCCCGGCCGAAGTGCCTCATCTGAGCGGCAGCCTCCGCACCGCGGGCTCGCGCTCACTTGGTGGGGCGGGCGAGCGTCCGATGAGCGGATGCGCGCGACATGGCGAGCGCCTTCGAGGCGTCTGTGATCGACACGCCGAGCACGCGCGTGGCGCTCTCGAGCAGCGCACGGCGCACGAGGCGGTGCTCGGGTCGACCCAGGTGCTCGCGCGGCACGCCGTTGCGCGCACACATCTCGCGAATCAGATAGTCGAGCTCCGCGAGCAAGTCGGGCTCGAGCGCCGCACCTGCCGCGTCGGGCGCCGTCGCCGCCGCGCGCACCTGCTCCCGCCACGCGCGGCCGCCGAGCAGCGTGCGCATGCGCGCGATCGACTCGAAGCGACGCGGCCGGCGCTTGCCGTGTAGGGCAGCGAGCAGGTTCCACGGGTCCTCGGGCAGCGCATCGACCGTAGAGAGCCCGTGCCGCGCGGCGTTACCGACGACGTACGCGACGAGCAGGATGTGCCCGCCCTCATCGGTGACGCGCTTGGCGTAGTAGCGCGACTCGAACAGGTATCCGCTGCGCGCGCACTCGCGATTCAAGCGCTGTGCGTAAACGAAGTTGAGCCGATGCATCAGCTTCGCGAGCGGCTCGTCGCCGGTCTGGAGCACGGCGTGGACGTGATTCGCGATCAGCGTGAGTGCGTCGCACGCGAACCCGAGGTCGCACACGAGCTGCTCGAAGCGGTCGACGAAAACGCCGCGATCGTGTTCGCCGCGAAAGATCTCGCGGCGATCGACGCCGCGAATCGTCACGTGGTGGATGGCGCCGCGCTCATCCGTGGGGGCTCGCCTCGGCATGGGGTTCATCCCAGCGGGACCGAGGGCCTAGGGGGATGCGGGGAGTAGCCGCGGCAAACCGAGGAGGCAAGCGAACATTTCGGCCGGGCCGAATTGTCTCACCGGACATTTCGGCCCGGCCGAAACGTCCGCCCCCTCAGCTCAGCCGCAGCAGCGCCTCGACCGCCTCGAGCGTCGCCTCGACGCGATCCGCCTCGGGCTCGGCGGGCCAGCCGCCGTCGCGCTGCTGCGCGGCGAGCAGCGCGAGCACGACTTCGCGCGCTTCGAGCTGCGCGCCGGGCAGCGCCCTCGCGCGCGCGCGCAGCAGCACGCGCGCGAGCTGCAGCGTGCTGAAGTGCGCGCTGCGCCAACCCTTCTCGAGCTCGCGGCCGCACCAGACCATCGCCTCGTCGGCGAGCTCGCTGTCGATGCTGGCGAGCGCGTGCGCGTACGCGAGCAGCGGCGCGTACTCGCCGCTCTGGAACAAGTCCGGCGAGTAGCAGCGCGCGAGGAACTGCTCGGCGCGCCGCAGCAGCGACTCGCGCGCGAAGACCGTGCGCGCGAGCAGGCCGGCGGTCTCGCCGGTCACCGGGACTCGCAGCTGCGCCGGGAGCGCGAGATCGCCAAAGCCGCCATCGGACTGCTGGCCGCGCGCGAGAAACGTCACCGCGCCTTCCGCGACGCGGTTGTCGGCGAGACCGAGCGCGCCGAGCCAGGCGAGCGCGCGGCGCGTGGCCGCTTCGGGGCTCGCATCGCTCCCGCGCCAGGGCTCGAGCGCGCCGTCCGCGCGCTGGCGCACCGCGAGCGCCCGTAACAACTCGGGCGCGGGCAGCTCGCGCAGCAGCGTCTCGCAGTAGCTGCGCTCGAGCTCCGCGCCGTGCTGCGCGACGAAGCGCGAGGCGCGCGTGAGCGGCGCGTCGAGCAGCTCGCCCTTCACGGCGCGAGCTCGAGCAACAACCCCGTCAGGTAGTGGCCCTCGGGGTGATAGAGCGAGACGGGGTGATCGGGCGGCGCACCGAGCTCGGCGGTGATGCGCGCATCGCGGCCGGCGTCGAGAGCGGCGCCGAACGCGATCTTGCGGAACAAGTCGGGGCCAACGTGGTGCGAGCACGAGAAGGCGAGCACGCGCCCGCCGGGCGGCGCGTGGCGTAGCAAGTGCAGCAGCATGTCTTTGTAGGCGCGCGCCGCGCGCTGCACGTCGGCCTTGCGGCGCGCGAGCGGCGGCGGGTCCGCGATCGCGAGCTCGAAGCCGCGCGCCTGCTTGCGCGCGAACTCGAAGCCGTCCGCCTCGACGATCTCGGCCCGCTCGCGCGCTCCGGCGTGAACCAGATTTCGCTGCGCCAGCGCGAGGGCGTCCGCCGACGAATCGACCAGCGCTACGTGGACCGCCCCACCCTGCAGCGCTGC harbors:
- a CDS encoding transposase, whose amino-acid sequence is MPRRAPTDERGAIHHVTIRGVDRREIFRGEHDRGVFVDRFEQLVCDLGFACDALTLIANHVHAVLQTGDEPLAKLMHRLNFVYAQRLNRECARSGYLFESRYYAKRVTDEGGHILLVAYVVGNAARHGLSTVDALPEDPWNLLAALHGKRRPRRFESIARMRTLLGGRAWREQVRAAATAPDAAGAALEPDLLAELDYLIREMCARNGVPREHLGRPEHRLVRRALLESATRVLGVSITDASKALAMSRASAHRTLARPTK